Proteins from one Drosophila gunungcola strain Sukarami chromosome 3R, Dgunungcola_SK_2, whole genome shotgun sequence genomic window:
- the LOC128266800 gene encoding titin, with protein MSLEGARLRYEDENGQVVVLAAKGRTFQVGSYFNCDLTIEDPQEERLLCEIKCDAFGRVNIYNKSSQEPIHLNDQEFYSCNGKRPLLHGCRITIRDRVYTWEFPKSSETQDEPSTPKSTTLAVEQASNSCPAPKQSHRPQIDKRLTVHNFNYSINSDDEGNTSIESRDQNESLLEVDSLNISTPPSSDITACETPKVNLLDSTQNKENTATPSGSHLKLLQLCARSDVVITSFSPRETGVKVEKSFTCVRKPLKAASAVSTPKSVYSTPKGGVLSELNDDSCSRDLVDFSTPSTSQKAMRASSMYLIDLTTPSKLRPTLTPKQTPTTITVDSTDESSDASPLVIDITNSATPPPGPSSRNNTPRRPGGVTGATPKRTPQSLMKRALLTSTKKQITANQTDKTTPVANAKRPGSLLEARRQCLTTPRRLPFHPVRRTPVHRLDEQARGKAPKTSPRKRKSLMESPRENKVSQLRKSFAAAKRSPGVDKSNKLVAKARRSLNSPKSASPKPGSSKPASPCPINTFNLPQNKCSTPEKLDDSKDELSRTFTIMDETEGREQSGLGTVFEAVAALVTGEVENEVSFKLASEVIEKKSSSVEEEVEFEEEEVNSRKDDAILDEKNRKLEPCDEDVEPNDLKTANVEEVSTRSSVDSLQDKEKTIPVNEKPVESVIEDNICEEVHANIPEPANNASSDGIIEDQICEEVALETKSTDEPVELGKTSQKVNEQTPNVETPVLRRSLRRLSVDQRELTTTPRRSTRRSSVDTNKWSTPTRHSKRLMNTPKREHQVDESVGDMGVILEEDGPADEEKSAIADDENYGNELPVDEADKVDYHGLKDLLKTPKNCSTPRFKGLREMMRTPKIPESPILGNLAELLETSAGSTPYHKSKSITVARVEQGKTLEGILKTPSARNIMVPNEPASAVLKSREDSLATTTEYDLNMTNNTLHLDKIFDDMPETTGTNLEDTEAEINVTAISTATGGDPLGSSKLNDSVSSEALMTDCNTATMGNSLKDPLTSTTYKASMQADLNLSAFRDGGSRTTSPNPNEMSGIQLLDQTSDSMFSEPLIVTGVESCDVTVDETKASGQTFQPADHIEDRSDTDSNVGLTEPLVFSDDEEEQDECEGTPKKPKSFGETSIAYELQETGDLLDNKSVIETSVKEKDMDSNIEVSLIEVEDSTTEGSINVTKPADDEILKEKSLIIELDISKNKEATGQENNESAVEELTILESEIFPLDTTADSSVIPSNVSSCSVVDILPNFDVKAVDSKTSNLASVKSTEVLAVKAAEKDVCHLDQPQSELEKNADEESDKPLTETSTSEGLSEEINNLSLKNASESNEPVIIKSASEKYPQEPKLKDKPTEAATDQSVIEPLSEEQKTDKVSTNQDRNQSIIESTPSQEYSEDRKSTTNSQTKPDLPLQNTTNATTGDSVGQGSELLPNCEGAPIGEIIVSVIDRDQSEDQQGSQKEPTIISAEETGGQIKAKENQEDSSGLEDAAKNETCCVETAKHISSPRSTDEIQHSEVVDSTVKATGTNLAAPSSIQNHDDQPNVVTLSGAGELSKEKSLDKHITEDIPKDLTLIETSTNANPTENPQISGQGPLSPKIYPDAKAVMSSPLDKTSHIEEKEEESCKEVNSAEEAEKSSETGHEDEEIHIAKSVIDDHTTIDESTQIDKSITDQLKDESTQIDKSITDQLKVPILEESSSQLIVPPNQEEETDNLVTQLDTTSQVKATPLKECSLIEDTRKNKSQEDSNLEEPMENKALDQKAGEETDEKVIQLDASSIVEHTSLDECSLNEVSASVKPEDVSILGKSSNCDQIKENKEMDKKEVDECGPDKDVIQLDESGIADPNPIDESLLTEDSAPKQSNDINILKDKTKQDEDMYKEEAAKCVSKTTKQNGSDGEVIDLDASIVVEQSILVENSLIEQSITDEHNKVSIFEEPSSFEKTKPISDTEQKETETAETNIDKSSSNNHGVEIVEQTEECNVLSNMLHDSQNMSVDTEVHKETVVKLTSTGKSSETESCQNILSMTAEVSTKHNSDSRANESDKDQEEISIHDTSAPEIELKVPYSNDQESFVRQTEEDVSSAIAVEQEASTKVQETVKEAMETFAKAKELSAEQPQSGDQQKDDTFTPQKKPSEVTCTESQVEVIDLDDSSSSAQSKASTSLSVAMPTEELQVSDELAKPTPLEKSVTDTAAKISMKTVTTLDNLEDDCVAPSKPETTPFEATEKKGTLTERMEVIDLDDSSSSAQGPETTSIQEIVVEELVESKANASVSFALPTEEPQESDNEPAPAKESVTLISCQQIDTRISTSEATLDNLEKDSIAPSKTETTPLESTDKKDMLTEQMDVIDLDDSSLSAQGPATTQLETIDENILATEEPQVPDDLVKHLTAAENSDRRATTSNAILDIHHEEDILPHSPEAKPLESTDEKDTLTKQMDVIDLDDSSSSAQGPSITPLETIDENILSSKVTEEPQVPDDLVKHITAAENSDRRAITSNATLDIYHEEDTSPMSPKAKPLESTDEKVTITKQMDVIDLDDSSSSAQGPESILLETFDDKECVAPKASTSYSVAVVLPSEEPQVSDELAKPAPIEENVSAANKYDATLDNLPKEGVASPEPETMQEMQDQKTHDKPVVDDHAAKELSDQRKTDHGEIEPVSELPNSAVVLVQEVSASNANAKQSQIKTENKPSEELDHSTSDLGTENKEKVDLKMNSLEEPISVLTKRTRKPSNHEDKLSYEGDSKPANRVTRKGSSSSDRPAEAIGSEKPKRRARKPSAEVDDHEKDNKQKDDVHVKPKGRARKPSADVDESKQEDILEKRKGRSRTPSAENSEPIKQKENVDGHKPEEVLQSILEEEADPRVDTHNLQEGEDTNKKYIESSTKRGQKAYAKETNATLVKQDRTQDELPQSNEDHSDQAEQQEPQEPVKEVNAMPNPKEDENINQKNTIEKPKRRGRKPSAKETETTSVKNEHTKDDLKATNKDESPHSNQDHLDGSKQQQPQEPMPVETLEEEPEVVLEKPSRRARKASEDVSLVSDNKHKSDELHSIEKQNIEDLAEVRVEKTKRRGRKPSAEVVEATGSKQQDDNTEETKAEAALASIEEETKPQVRARKSAEFLSANVQEAAKDDHIEKPKRRGRKPSVDIDHVAQEVLEKPKRRGKTPAEHEKHSNEDEKQEPPLPVVGPEKKARRNARKASAETIEAVSTSGEEHLQQIAEATEPDSESEPAPINPLPKEEEEAHIKKNSPEKTVEIPSHSRRRGRKVTEDEALTTADIAEPKPKLRGRRVSLDQEHKEDTSSEVVELPAAKSTRRGRKPSADVETTPLTAPEKKAPLRRARKASANVDDGTPVTKKPTSRRGRKEDVHEEEQKNQIDLQNLSTENVPATVVTISSPSKTSDGEELTPRRREGRNLPRKNYEEAPDEDKPHSASRRARKPAASKVMINKAPEQDALTATPISKQPPIEVEDTPDTSKAPEQDALTATAKQPPVEVGDTPISSQRREGRNLPRKNYTEAPDDKPTSARSRRVRNLTAKALELIVDSSPRPATPKRPKGKAVEDEEPPVKKAAPESPPAAEALAPEDEPAPAAKGRATRRKADDVADASVPASKRGARDLHSETEESDHKPAKKNVRATARKAKAKVETDPEEHPPTKKARGGARAKTPVASAPEDEPAPAAKGRATRRKADDVADTSAPASKRLSRGHHSETEESDPKPAKRNVRATARKAKVETDSEEHPPPKKTRGGSRAKTPVAETEASAANQEEEPAKKPAARSRARGAKAVEPEQPVGDTQVGVAASTSAATVRGGLGKKVHFEAAPEVATRSRRK; from the exons ATGTCGCTGGAAGGCGCCAGATTGCGCTATGAGGACGAAAATGGCCAAGTCGTGGTCCTGGCAGCCAAGGGACGCACCTTCCAGGTGGGCTCCTACTTCAACTGCGACCTGACCATAGAGGATCCGCAGGAGGAGCGGCTGCTTTGTGAGATAAAGTGCGACGCATTCGGCAGG GTCAACATCTACAACAAGTCCAGCCAGGAGCCCATCCACTTGAACGACCAGGAATTCTACTCGTGCAATGGCAAGCGTCCCCTGCTCCACGGCTGTCGAATCACCATTCGAGACAGGGTCTACACTTGGGAATTTCCCAAGTCCTCGGAGACGCAGGACGAACCGAGCACCCCAAAGAGCACCACATTGGCCGTCGAGCAGGCCTCGAACTCCTGCCCCGCGCCGAAG CAATCGCATCGGCCGCAGATCGACAAACGCCTGACGGTACACAA CTTTAACTACAGCATTAATTCGGATGACGAGGGCAATACTTCCATAGAGTCGCGCGATCAGAACGAATCCCTCTTGGAGGTGGACAGCCTTAATATCTCCACTCCACCCAGCTCGGATATAACAGCCTGCGAGACTCCCAAAGTGAATCTGCTGGACTCCACGCAAAACAAGGAGAACACGGCCACTCCGTCGGGCAGCCATCTGAAATTGTTGCAGTTGTGCGCCCGCTCCGACGTGGTCATCACCTCTTTCTCGCCGCGCGAGACGGGCGTCAAAGTGGAGAAGTCCTTCACCTGCGTGCGCAAGCCGCTCAAAGCGGCTTCGGCCGTATCCACGCCCAAGAGCGTGTACAGCACTCCGAAGGGCGGCGTGCTCTCGGAACTTAACGACGACAGTTGCAGCCGCGATCTGGTGGACTTCAGTACGCCGTCCACCTCGCAGAAGGCCATGCGAGCGTCCTCCATGTATCTGATCGACTTGACCACACCCTCAAAGCTACGACCCACACTCACGCCCAAGCAGACGCCTACGACCATTACCGTGGACAGCACGGACGAGTCGTCCGATGCCTCGCCGCTGGTCATTGATATAACCAACTCCGCCACGCCGCCACCAGGCCCTTCGTCACGGAACAACACTCCTCGACGTCCTGGTGGCGTCACTGGCGCCACACCCAAGCGAACGCCCCAGTCCCTTATGAAACGGGCGCTTCTTACCAGCACCAAGAAGCAGATCACCGCCAACCAGACAGATAAGACCACGCCCGTGGCCAATGCCAAGCGCCCAGGATCGCTGTTAGAGGCCCGTCGACAGTGCCTTACCACGCCCCGTCGTTTGCCCTTCCACCCGGTTAGGCGGACGCCAGTGCACCGGCTGGATGAGCAGGCAAGAGGCAAGGCGCCCAAGACATCGCCACGCAAGCGAAAGTCACTCATGGAAAGTCCCAGGGAAAACAAGGTCTCCCAGCTCAGGAAGTCATTTGCGGCGGCCAAGCGCAGTCCCGGGGTTGACAAGAGCAACAAGCTGGTAGCCAAGGCACGGCGATCTCTCAATTCGCCCAAGAGCGCATCCCCAAAGCCGGGATCGTCGAAGCCGGCATCGCCATGTCCGATTAACACGTTTAACTTGCCCCAGAACAAGTGCTCTACTCCGGAGAAACTTGACGATTCAAAGGACGAATTAAGCCGCACTTTTACAATCATGGATGAAACCGAAGGAAGGGAACAGAGTGGGCTAGGAACAGTTTTTGAAGCGGTGGCTGCTCTTGTCACTGGTGAAGTAGAAAATGAAGTGTCTTTTAAGCTCGCATCCGAAGTaattgaaaagaaaagttCTTCTGTCGAAGAGGAAGTCGAATTTGAAGAGGAAGAAGTGAATTCTAGGAAAGATGATGCCATACTCGatgaaaaaaatagaaaactggAACCTTGCGACGAAGATGTGGAGCCAAACGATTTAAAAACTGCTAATGTTGAGGAGGTATCAACAAGATCGTCAGTGGATAGTCTACAAGACAAGGAGAAAACCATTCCAGTTAACGAAAAACCAGTAGAATCTGTTATCGAGGATAACATTTGTGAAGAGGTTCATGCAAACATTCCAGAGCCAGCCAATAATG CTAGCTCTGATGGAATAATTGAGGATCAAATTTGCGAAGAGGTGGCATTGGAGACTAAGTCTACTGATGAACCTGTTGAACTGG GCAAGACATCACAAAAGGTGAATGAACAAACTCCAAATGTTGAAACACCCGTACTTAGGAGAAGTTTGCGCCGACTCTCTGTTGACCAGAGGGAACTGACCACAACGCCCCGGCGGAGCACTCGTAGATCCTCTGTGGACACCAACAAATGGTCTACGCCAACGCGCCACTCGAAGCGTCTGATGAACACGCCCAAGCGGGAACATCAAGTGGATGAATCAGTGGGCGACATGGGCGTCATCTTGGAGGAAGATGGTCCAGCAGACG AAGAGAAATCGGCCATCGCTGATGACGAGAATTATGGCAACGAACTCCCCGTCGATGAAGCCGATAAAGTGGACTACCACGGCTTGAAAGATTTGTtaaaaacacccaaaaattGTAGCACGCCACGTTTTAAAGGACTGAGGGAAATGATGCGCACGCCGAAGATTCCCGAATCACCCATTTTGGGAAACTTAGCAGAGCTGTTGGAAACCTCTGCTGGTAGCACACCTTACCACAAAAGCAAGAGCATCACGGTGGCTCGCGTTGAGCAGGGAAAGACACTGGAGGGAATTTTGAAGACGCCCAGCGCCAGGAATATAATGGTGCCAAATGAGCCTGCTAGTGCGGTATTGAAGTCTCGCGAGGATTCTTTGGCGACGACCACCGAATACGATCTGAACATGACGAATAACACGTTGCATTTGGACAAAATCTTTGATGACATGCCCGAAACAACTGGTACCAACTTAGAGGACACCGAAGCCGAGATAAATGTCACTGCGATCAGCACAGCGACTGGTGGGGATCCCTTGGGTTCCTCAAAGCTGAATGACTCCGTGTCATCGGAGGCTCTGATGACGGACTGTAATACGGCAACAATGGGCAATTCCCTTAAGGATCCTCTGACCAGCACCACTTACAAGGCTTCGATGCAGGCCGATCTGAATCTAAGCGCCTTCAGAGATGGTGGGTCAAGGACCACCTCGCCCAACCCAAACGAGATGAGCGGCATACAGTTGCTGGATCAGACTTCGGACTCTATGTTTTCCGAACCTCTAATAGTGACGGGTGTGGAGTCGTGCGACGTTACTGTCGACGAGACAAAGGCTTCGGGTCAGACCTTTCAGCCTGCGGATCACATTGAGGATCGGTCCGACACAGATTCCAACGTTGGTCTTACCGAGCCCTTAGTATTTAGTGATGATGAAGAGGAGCAAGATGAATGCGAAGGGACTCCCAAAAAGCCTAAAAGTTTCGGGGAAACATCTATAGCCTACGAGCTTCAAGAAACCGGCGATTTGCTTGACAACAAATCTGTTATTGAGACATCAGTTAAAGAAAAAGACATGGATTCTAATATTGAAGTTTCACTGATTGAAGTTGAAGATTCCACAACTGAGGGCAGTATTAACGTTACAAAACCAGCAGATGACGAAATTCTTAAAGAGAAATCTCTGATAATCGAACTAGATATTTCTAAGAATAAGGAAGCAACAGGTCAAGAAAATAATGAATCTGCCGTTGAGGAATTGACGATCTTAGAGTCCGAGATATTTCCCCTGGACACAACTGCAGATAGTTCTGTCATTCCTTCGAATGTTTCTAGCTGCAGTGTGGTGGACATTTTACCTAACTTTGATGTTAAAGCAGTCGATTCCAAGACTTCAAACCTTGCAAGTGTAAAATCTACAGAAGTTTTAGCTGTAAAAGCTGCAGAGAAAGACGTTTGTCATTTGGATCAACCACAATCTGAACTTGAAAAGAACGCTGATGAAGAATCTGACAAACCACTCACTGAAACATCAACTTCCGAAGGACTTTCagaagaaattaataatttgtctCTGAAAAATGCCTCTGAATCTAATGAACCAGTCATTATCAAGTCAGCATCTGAAAAATATCCACAAGAACCCAAACTTAAAGACAAGCCAACTGAAGCTGCCACCGATCAATCAGTCATCGAACCTTTATCGGAAGAACAAAAAACTGATAAGGTGTCTACTAATCAAGATAGAAATCAATCCATCATCGAATCTACACCTTCCCAAGAATATTCAGAGGACAGAAAGTCCACCACTAATTCACAAACCAAACCTGATCTCCCTCTTCAAAACACCACTAATGCAACAACTGGTGATAGCGTTGGTCAGGGATCAGAACTACTTCCAAATTGTGAGGGAGCTCCTATCGGCGAGATCATTGTGTCCGTTATAGATCGAGATCAAAGTGAAGATCAACAGGGCAGTCAAAAAGAACCTACAATTATTTCTGCCGAAGAGACGGGAGGTCAAATCAAAGCGAAAGAAAACCAAGAAGACTCTTCAGGACTTGAAGACGCAGCCAAGAATGAAACTTGTTGTGTAGAAACGGCAAAGCACATATCATCTCCCAGATCAACAGATGAGATCCAACATTCTGAAGTTGTGGATTCGACAGTAAAAGCGACTGGAACAAATTTGGCAGCTCCAAGTAGCATTCAAAATCACGATGACCAGCCGAATGTGGTAACTTTATCGGGTGCGGGCGAACTTTCTAAAGAAAAATCCTTAGATAAGCATATAACCGAAGATATTCCGAAAGATTTAACTTTGATAGAAACATCGACAAATGCAAATCCAACTGAAAATCCTCAAATCAGCGGCCAGGGACCATTATCGCCTAAGATTTATCCAGATGCTAAAGCTGTCATGTCATCTCCTTTGGACAAAACTTCCCACattgaagaaaaagaagaggaATCATGCAAAGAAGTTAACTCCGCAGAGGAAGCTGAAAAATCAAGCGAAACCGGACATGAGGATGAGGAGATTCATATCGCCAAATCGGTTATTGATGATCACACTACTATAGATGAAAGTACGCAAATTGATAAATCAATTACTGATCAGCTCAAAGATGAAAGTACGCAAATTGATAAATCAATTACTGATCAGCTCAAAGTTCCTATTCTGGAAGAATCATCTAGCCAACTTATAGTACCCCCTAATCAAGAAGAAGAAACAGACAATCTGGTTACTCAGTTGGATACAACAAGCCAAGTTAAGGCAACTCCATTAAAAGAATGTTCATTAATTGAAGATAcccgaaaaaataaatcccaAGAAGATTCTAATCTGGAAGAACCAATGGAAAATAAGGCTTTGGATCAAAAGGCTGGCGAGGAAACTGACGAAAAGGTCATTCAGTTAGATGCCTCGAGCATAGTAGAACATACTTCACTGGATGAATGTTCTCTAAATGAAGTCTCCGCGTCTGTTAAGCCCGAAGATGTTTCTATTCTAGGGAAATCATCTAATTGCGACCAAATAAAGGAGAATAAAGAAATggacaaaaaggaagttgacGAGTGTGGACCAGACAAAGATGTGATTCAACTAGATGAATCAGGCATTGCAGACCCAAATCCGATAGATGAAAGTTTACTAACTGAAGACTCTGCCCCTAAGCAATCCAACGATATAAATATTCTAAAGGATAAAACAAAGCAAGATGAGGATATGTATAAAGAAGAAGCTGCAAAGTGTGTGTCTAAAACGACAAAACAAAACGGATCTGACGGTGAGGTGATTGACTTGGATGCCTCGATCGTAGTTGAGCAATCTATACTGGTAGAAAATTCTTTGATTGAGCAATCCATTACCGATGAGCACAATAAAGTATCTATCTTCGAGGAACCATCTAGTTTCGAGAAAACAAAGCCAATTTCGGACACGGAACAAAAGGAAACTGAGACCGCAGAAACTAATATAGATAAATCCTCTTCCAATAATCATGGAGTTGAGATAGTGGAGCAAACCGAAGAGTGTAATGTTTTGAGCAACATGTTACACGATAGTCAAAATATGTCTGTTGATACTGAGGTTCATAAAGAAACTGTTGTAAAATTGACTTCTACGGGAAAGTCCTCCGAGACAGAAAGCTGCCAGAATATTTTATCAATGACCGCCGAAGTTTCTACAAAGCATAATTCGGACTCTCGAGCAAATGAATCAGATAAGGACCAGGAAGAAATCTCAATTCACGATACATCTGCACCAGAAATCGAGCTAAAGGTTCCATATTCCAATGACCAAGAAAGTTTTGTACGTCAAACTGAAGAAGACGTATCTAGTGCAATCGCTGTAGAGCAGGAAGCATCAACTAAAGTACAGGAAACTGTAAAGGAAGCAATGGAAACTTTTGCCAAAGCCAAGGAGTTATCTGCAGAGCAGCCCCAATCAGGTGACCAACAGAAAGATGATACATTTACCCCACAGAAAAAGCCGTCTGAAGTTACTTGTACCGAAAGTCAAGTTGAAGTTATTGATTTAGATGATTCCAGCTCGAGCGCCCAGTCAAAAGCAAGTACTTCTCTTTCAGTTGCAATGCCAACAGAGGAGCTTCAGGTATCAGATGAACTAGCTAAGCCAACGCCTTTAGAGAAATCTGTCACTGACACTGCCGCTAAAATTAGTATGAAAACTGTTACCACTTTGGATAATCTTGAGGACGACTGCGTTGCACCTTCAAAGCCTGAAACGACTCCATTCGAAGCCACTGAGAAAAAAGGTACCCTTACCGAACGAATGGAAGTAATTGATTTGGACGATTCAAGTTCTAGCGCACAAGGACCTGAAACAACGTCAATCCAGGAGATTGTTGTAGAAGAACTTGTTGAATCAAAAGCAAATGCATCTGTTTCATTTGCGCTGCCAACAGAAGAGCCTCAGGAATCAGATAATGAGCCAGCGCCTGCAAAAGAGTCTGTCACTTTGATTTCCTGTCAACAGATTGATACAAGAATATCAACTTCTGAAGCCACTTTGGATAACCTAGAAAAAGACAGCATTGCACCTTCTAAAACTGAAACAACGCCGCTCGAATCCACTGATAAAAAAGATATGCTTACGGAACAGATGGATGTCATTGATTTGGATGATTCCAGTTTAAGCGCACAAGGACCTGCAACAACGCAACTCGAAACCATTGACGAAAATATACTAGCAACAGAAGAGCCTCAGGTACCAGATGATCTTGTTAAACATCTCACTGCCGCTGAAAATAGTGATAGAAGAGCAACAACTTCTAATGCCATTTTGGATATCCATCACGAAGAAGACATATTACCTCATAGTCCTGAAGCAAAGCCACTCGAGTCCACTGATGAAAAAGATACACTAACGAAACAGATGGATGTCATTGATTTAGATGATTCCAGTTCAAGCGCACAAGGACCTTCAATAACGCCACTCGAAACCATTGACGAAAATATACTTTCATCAAAGGTAACAGAAGAGCCTCAGGTACCAGATGATCTTGTTAAACATATCACTGCCGCTGAAAATAGTGATAGAAGAGCAATAACTTCTAATGCCACTTTGGATATCTATCACGAAGAAGACACATCACCTATGAGCCCTAAAGCAAAGCCACTCGAGTCCACTGATGAAAAAGTTACAATAACGAAACAGATGGATGTCATTGATTTGGATGATTCCAGTTCGAGCGCACAAGGCCCTGAGTCAATACTTCTCGAAACTTTTGATGACAAAGAATGTGTTGCACCAAAAGCAAGTACTTCTTATTCTGTTGCCGTTGTATTGCCATCAGAGGAGCCACAGGTATCAGATGAGCTAGCTAAGCCAGCGCCTATAGAAGAAAATGTCAGTGCTGCTAACAAGTATGACGCCACTTTGGATAACCTTCCGAAAGAAGGCGTTGCATCTCCTGAACCAGAAACTATGCAAGAAATGCAGGACCAGAAGACACATGATAAACCAGTAGTTGACGACCACGCTGCAAAAGAGTTATCAGACCAACGAAAAACGGATCATGGTGAGATTGAACCTGTTTCAGAACTACCAAATTCTGCAGTCGTGCTTGTACAGGAAGTTTCAGCCTCAAACGCTAATGCTAAGCAAAGCCAaatcaaaacagaaaataaaccaAGTGAGGAGCTTGATCATAGTACTTCAGATTTGGGTactgaaaataaagaaaaagtcGACCTAAAAATGAATAGCTTAGAAGAGCCAATTTCTGTGTTAACGAAGAGAACTCGCAAGCCATCGAATCACGAAGATAAACTCTCATATGAAGGTGATTCGAAACCAGCAAATCGGGTGACTAGAAAGGGGTCGTCTTCCTCTGATAGACCTGCAGAGGCTATCGGATCTGAAAAGCCCAAGAGGAGGGCGCGGAAACCCTCTGCTGAGGTTGATGACCATGAAAAGGATAATAAGCAAAAGGATGATGTCCACGTTAAGCCCAAGGGACGAGCTAGAAAGCCATCAGCGGATGTAGATGAGAGCAAACAAGAAGACATCttagaaaaaagaaaaggacgAAGTCGTACCCCATCAGCAGAAAATTCTGAGCCGATCAAACAGAAGGAAAATGTTGATGGCCATAAACCGGAAGAAGTCCTGCAATCCATCTTAGAAGAAGAGGCGGATCCACGAGTTGACACGCATAATTTACAAGAAGGTGAGGATACCAACAAGAAATATATCGAAAGCTCTACAAAACGCGGGCAGAAGGCATATGCAAAAGAAACAAATGCCACTTTGGTCAAGCAAGATAGGACTCAAGACGAACTTCCGCAATCCAATGAAGATCATTCGGATCAAGCGGAACAACAGGAACCTCAAGAACCTGTTAAGGAAGTTAATGCAATGCCAAACCCAAAAGAAGACGAAAATATCAACCAGAAGAATACAATAGAAAAGCCTAAAAGACGTGGGCGTAAACCATCGGCCAAGGAAACGGAAACGACATCGGTCAAGAATGAACACACTAAAGATGACCTGAAGGCCACCAACAAAGACGAATCTCCGCATTCCAATCAAGACCATTTGGATGGCTCtaaacagcagcagcctcaAGAACCTATGCCAGTTGAGACCTTAGAGGAAGAGCCAGAAGTGGTTTTAGAAAAACCCAGTAGGAGGGCTCGCAAGGCATCAGAAGACGTAAGCCTAGTATCAGACAATAAGCACAAATCAGATGAACTTCATTCTATTGAAAAGCAGAATATCGAAGACCTTGCAGAAGTTCGCGTGGAGAAAACAAAGCGCAGAGGACGTAAACCATCGGCAGAGGTGGTGGAAGCCACCGGAAGTAAACAGCAGGATGATAACACAGAAGAGACCAAAGCGGAGGCCGCGCTGGCATCTATTGAAGAGGAAACCAAGCCCCAAGTGCGAGCACGAAAATCCGCCGAATTTTTGTCTGCTAATGTCCAGGAAGCAGCTAAGGACGATCACATTGAAAAACCCAAGCGTCGGGGTCGCAAGCCATCAGTCGACATCGATCATGTGGCCCAAGAAGTTCTGGAAAAACCCAAACGAAGGGGTAAAACTCCAGCAGAGCACGAGAAGCACTCTAACGAGGATGAGAAGCAGGAGCCGCCGTTGCCAGTTGTGGGGCCTGAGAAAAAGGCCAGGCGCAATGCGCGCAAGGCTTCGGCTGAAACTATTGAAGCCGTTTCGACCAGCGGGGAGGAACATCTTCAGCAAATTGCAGAGGCAACCGAGCCGGATTCGGAATCAGAACCAGCGCCAATTAATCCGCTGcccaaggaggaggaggaggcacACATAAAAAAGAACTCGCCAGAGAAAACGGTGGAGATCCCATCTCACTCACGCAGGCGTGGACGCAAGGTTACCGAAGATGAGGCCCTAACAACTGCGGACATAGCGGAGCCGAAGCCAAAGCTACGGGGACGCAGGGTGTCCTTGGATCAGGAGCACAAGGAGGACACCTCATCAGAGGTTGTGGAACTGCCAGCGGCAAAATCAACGCGGCGGGGTAGAAAGCCGAGTGCAGATGTGGAAACGACTCCACTGACTGCGCCGGAGAAGAAAGCTCCTTTGCGACGTGCCCGCAAGGCTTCTGCGAATGTCGACGACGGGACGCCAGTGACCAAGAAGCCGACAAGCCGACGAGGTCGCAAAGAAGATGTCCACGAGGAAGAACagaaaaatcaaattgattTACAGAACCTGTCCACGGAAAATGTGCCGGCAACCGTTGTCACCATTAGCTCCCCCTCGAAGACTAGCGATGGAGAAGAACTTACTCCGCGGCGGCGCGAGGGCCGCAACCTGCCGCGTAAAAACTACGAAGAGGCGCCAGACGAGGACAAGCCACACTCCGCATCGCGCCGGGCACGCAAGCCAGCGGCGAGCAAGGTTATGATCAACAAGGCGCCAGAGCAAGATGCCCTAACAGCGACACCCATATCCAAGCAGCCGCCCATCGAGGTGGAAGACACTCCCGACACCAGCAAGGCGCCAGAGCAAGATGCACTGACAGCCACAGCCAAACAACCGCCCGTCGAGGTAGGAGACACCCCCATCAGTTCGCAGCGGCGCGAGGGACGCAACCTGCCGCGCAAGAACTACACGGAGGCGCCTGATGACAAGCCCACATCGGCTCGCAGTCGCCGGGTGCGCAATCTCACAGCGAAGGCCCTGGAGTTGATTGTGGACTCCTCGCCGCGTCCGGCGACTCCAAAGCGACCCAAGGGCAAGGCGGTGGAGGATGAAGAGCCCCCCGTAAAGAAAGCGGCACCAGAGAGCCCACCAGCAGCAGAGGCGCTGGCGCCGGAAGATGAGCCGGCGCCCGCAGCCAAAGGTCGCGCTACACGTCGCAAGGCAGACGACGTGGCCGATGCATCGGTGCCAGCCAGTAAGAGAGGAGCTCG